CCGGTCGTCCCGCCAATGGTCTCGGCCTCCGCGGGCGCCCTGCTGCTCCCCCACGTCCCCGAGGGCCGCCTGCGGCTGACCATGCTGGTCGTCTGCTACGCCCTGTTCGGGCTCAGCCTGGTCGTCGGGTTCCTGACGATGGCCCTGGTCTACGGCCGGCTGGTCACCGGCGGAGCGCCCACCGGGGCCGCCGCACCGACCGTGTGGATCGGCCTGGGCCTCATCGGTCAGTCCGCGACCGCGGCCAACCTGCTCGGCGCCGACGCCCTGCACGTCGGCCTGCCGACCGCGATCGCCGACGGGCTGCGGGTCTTCGGCATCGTCTACGGCCTGATCATGGCCGGCTTCGGCGCACTGATGTTCGCCCTGGCCGCCGTGCTGACCGTGCACGCCGCCCGTCAGGGCCTGCCGTTCGCGCTGACCTGGTGGAGCTTCACCTTCCCGATCGGCACCTGCGTCACCGGCGCCACCGCCCTGTCCGTCGCCCTGGGCTCTACCGCGCTCGCCGACCTGGCGGTGCTGCTCTACGCGGTGCTGGTCACCGCCTGGTCAGTCGTGGCGGTCCGGACCGCGCGGGGTGCGTTCAGCGGACGACTCTTCCGCGCGGTCTGACGGAAGGCCGGATGTGCGGGTCAGGCCCTGGACGATCAGTCGCGTCGGGCGGCGTGTCGCCGCGCTGAACGACTAGTCGGTGACCCGTCTCGGGCCAACCGCTCCACCCAGGGTGGAGCGGTCTCCCCCAGCTTCCGGCTGGTCACCAGCTTCAACCGGGCCGCTGCGACCTGGACCCGGGTCGCCATCAGCGGAGGCTGACCGTCTGTATCGACCTGCTCGGTCGTCATCAGCTCTCCTCCGCGGTTGCCGCTGCTTGATCGCCATGGTCCTCGTTCTGCGCGGATTCCGCGAGGAGCACGTCCGCCAGAGCGTCGATGATCCGCACCTCATCACGGGTCGGCTGATCGGTGTCAATCAGTTCGGTGAGCACGACGACGCCGATCAGTCGGCGCTCCTCCGACTCGTGCAGCGTCTGCTCGACGGCCCATTGCACGCGCTCCCACCATTGCGCCCGTCGATCTGAGACCGACTTCTGTCGGACGGTGAGGACGCCGACCAGCAAGGCCACCGCCGCTACCAGCCCGGTCGCCAGCGGGGTCCACTCTGCCGCGCTCACGATGGCCGAGCTGACGGCCAGACCGCCCGGCGCAGCTCCGGGCCAGCCAGGCGGAACGCCCCCAGGCGCAGACACATGCTGTTGTTCATTTCTCACCCCTGTCTCGTGGTGACTCACCTTGGCCGGACGTCGCTCCGTCGGTTCGGTCGTCGCGAAGGCCGTGGACAACAGCGCTGCGATGTGGACAGCTGTCGTCGGCGAGGACGGGACTGTCAGCCCGCCCGTCTACCGTGCTCGACGTGAGCCTGACCCGGGAGATCCTCCGCCTCGCCGTGCCCTCCCTGGGTGCGTTGCTGGCCGAGCCGATCTTCCTGCTGGTCGACGCGGCGATCGTGGGGCACCTGGGCACGGCGCAGCTGGCGGGGGTGGGGATCGCGTCGACGGTGCTGGCCACGCTGGTCGGGTTGTCGGTGTTCCTGGCCTACGGCACCACCGCCGCGGTGGCCCGGGCACTCGGGGCGGGTGATCTCGGCCGCGGGTTGAGCGCGGGCATCGCCGGGCTGTACCTGGCCGCCGGGATCGGCGTCGCCCTGATCGTCCTCGGCCTGCCGCTGGCCCACCCCGTCCTGGCGGCCTTCGGAGCCGGACCCGACGAGACCGCCTACGCGACGACGTTCCTGCGCTGGTCACTGCTCGGACTTCCGGGGATGCTCGTCGTACTGGCCGCCACCGGGGTGCTCCGCGGCCTGCAGGACACCCGCACCCCGTTGCTGGTGGCGGTGGCCGGGGCGGTCGTGAACGTGGCCCTCAATCTGCTGTTCGTCCTGGGCCTGGGCTGGGGGGTGGCCGGTTCGGCGATCGGGACGGCGCTCACCCAGACCGCCATGGGCGCCGTCCTCGTCACCGTGGTCGCGACCTCGTCCCGCCCGCACGGCACGTCGTTGCGACCCGACCTCGGACACATCCGCGGGGCCGGCCGAGCGGGCGTCCCCCTGCTGCTGCGCACGCTGACCCTGCGGCTCGCGATCATCGCCACCGCCGTCGTGGCTGCCCGCCTGGGGGTCGCCGCTCTGGCCGCCCACCAGGTGGTGATGGCTCTGTTCAACCTGCTCGCGCTGGCCCTGGACGCGTTGGCCATCGCCGCGCAGGCCCTCACCGGCAAGGCGCTCGGGGAGGGCGACGGCCCACGGGTCCGCGCGTTGACCCGCACGCTGCTGTGGTGGGGCGTCGGCGCGGGCCTGGTGCTCACCGCCATCTTCGTCGCCGGTCACGGCCTCGCCGGCTCCCTGTTCACCGACGACCCGGCGGTCCGCGCCGCGATCGCCGCCGGGGTGCTGGTGCTGGCCGTCGGGCAGCCGTTGGCCGGGTGGGTGTTCGTGCTGGACGGCGTACTGATCGGCGCAGGCGACGGCCCCTACCTGGCCTGGGCCGGGCTGCTCAACCTGGTCGTCTACCTACCCGCGGTCATCGCCGTCGCAGTCTGGGCACCGGACGGGCCCGCCGGTCTGGCCTGGTTGTGGGCGGCGTTCGTCGTCGCGTTCCTGGGGTCCCGGTCGGTCACGCTGGGTCTGCGGTACCGCCGGGACACCTGGATGGTGCTCGGCGCCGCCCGCGCCTGATGCGGCACCGGGCGGCGCGGGCGCGTCAGCGGCCGGAGTAGAACGCGTTCGCGCGCCGCGAGTACAGGATCGCCATGACGGCCACCCCGATGAGGACGGAGATCAGGCCGGACCAGCGGGTCCCGTGGGAGACGCCGAACATGGTGAAGAACCCGCCGACGATGCTGAGCACCGTGAAGAAGGCGACGACCGCCCGGGAGAACGAGTTGCCGTTGCCCAGGCCCTTGGCCACGGCCAGGTAGATGACGCCGATGACGATCGCGGCAATGCCCGCCCACAACGCGACGGTGGATCCGGTGGACCGCGACAACCCGTCCTGCGCGACGACCTGGTTGGCGACCTCGGAGTTGTTGCGCAGCAGGACGAGGACGAGGCCGCCGATGATCGACAGCACGCCGCTGATGACGACGAGCACCATCAACAGGGTGATCAGGCCGGGTCGGCGGGCGGAGGGCAGATAGGGCGGGACGGCGGCGGCAGCAGTCATGGCGGGTTCCGTTCGGAGTCGGACAGGGCTGGGTCGCATTAGCATCGACGCGATCGCTAGGCCGTCCGGGTGATCGAGCCGGATCAGCCCCAGAGGGGTGACACGCGACGCCCTCAGGCGGACGCGGGGCCCTGGGCCGAGGACCACCGGGGGGCGATCAGCGGCGGCCCGACCCGCCGCGCCACCGACAGTTCGGCGGCCAGCCACTGCTTCTCGAACCACAACCCGTCGACCTGCTCGTACAGCACGTCGTAGTACTCGCGCAGGGCGACCGCCTCACCGATGACGTCGTTGGCCCGGGGCGCCGGCACCGGATCGGGGAAGCTGGAGCGGACGGCGGCGGGCCTCCCGAGTTGCGCCCGTAGGTCGTCGACCTGGGCCTGCGCGGTGTCCCGCACGGACAACATGGGTCCGATCATCGATCGCAGGGTGGCCACCTCGGCCACCGGATCGGGCGTGCTGACGCCGATCCGGATGACGGGCCGGACCGGACGGCGAGGCCGGCGGCGGCGGAACATCCCCATCCGTCCCAGTGAACGCCGGGTGTCCCGGCGACGCCAGAGTGGGGACCGGATGAGGGGGGAATGCCGGGTGTTCTCCGCTCCGCTCGACGTGGCCGGTCTGCGCGATCGACTTGTCATACCCGCACCCTCCGCCGGCTCGGAAGGTGCGGGTATGACAAGTCGATGGCGGCGCAGGTCCGAGCACGCCGGACAACGCCGCGTCAGGGGCCCGAGCGGACGTCGTCGACGGTCTTGTCGATCCGAACGCCCCGCCAGCTCGGCGCGCGCAGCTTGCCGTCCGGCGTCCACTCGACGTACTGCACCTCGCCGACGAGCGTCGGCTCCACCCACACCGCGTCCCGGGCGTCGGGTCGCGGCACGGTTCCGCTGACCGGGGCGGTCCGTCGTCGCTGGGGTTCGAGGTCGGCGAGCAGCCGCTGCAGCACCTGGTCTGTGAACCCGGTGCCCACCTTGCCGGCGTAGCGCAGGCCGCCATTCCCGTCCCCGACGGCGACCAGCAGCGACCCGATGCCGCCGGCTCGCCGTCCGGACCCGGGCTTCCAGCCGACGACGACGACCTCGACGGTGGTGAAGTTCTTGATCTTCAGCCAGGTCCGGGACCGCTTGCCCGGCAGGTACTGCGAGTCGCCGCGTTTGGCGACGATCCCCTCCCAGCCCAGTTCGACGCTGTGGGCCAGGGCGGTGTCGACGTCGTCGTCGAGCCGGTCGGGGACGGAGCAGATCTCGCCGTTTAGCGGCAGCAGGTCGAGGATGCGGCGCCGGTCGTCCAGCTTCTTGGTCAGCAGCGAGATCCCGTCCAGCCACAGGACGTCGAACAGCCAGAACTCCACGGGCACATCGCGGACGGCCTTGGCGATGGCCGCGGACCCCTGCAGGTTCATACGTTGTTGCAGCCGGGCGAAGCTGCTGCGCCCGCCGTCGAGAGCGACGATCTCGCCGTCGAGTACAGCGGTGTGGCCGTCCATCAGCTCGGACAGTTCGGCCAGTTCCGGGTAGGCGGCGGTGAAGTCGTTCCCGACCCGGCTGATCAGCCGCAACCCGTCCGGCCCCACCCACGCCAACGCCCGGATGCCGTCCCACTTGCCCTCGAACCGCCAGCCGTCTTCGTGGAGCACGCCGGACGGTGAGGTGTCGGTGGGACCGGTCGGTGCGGCCAGCATGGGGAGTAGGTCCTCCGGCGGTCGCGGTCCGCTCTCCTCCGCGCCCCCCTCCCCGACGCCGCCCCCCTCCGCGACTTGGTAAAGCTCGCCGCCATTTCGTTCGCGAGACGGCGTGTTCCGCCCAGTCGCGCTCCCCCCACCGGCGTCGACGGCGGCGGAACCTGACGACTGGTCCCCCCACCGGTTCGGGTTGGCGCGGCTCTGGTCCTTCATGCGGTGCAGCAGCCACTGGTCGCCGTTGGTGCGGATGAGCGCGTACCGGCCCTTCGCCCGCTGGCCGCGCAGCACGACGATGACCTCGTGGTCGCGCCACTTCTCGGTGACGTACGTGCCGGAGTCCCAGATCTCCATGTGCCCGCCGCCGTACTCCCCGTGCGGGATGTCGCCGGCGAACGTCGCGTACTCCAGGGGGTGGTCCTCGGTGTGCACCGCCAGCCGGTTCTCGCGGGACGACTCCGGCACGCCCTTGGGGACGGCCCAGGAGACGAGGACGCCGTCGCGTTCCAGGCGGAGGTCGTAGTGCAGGCGGCGCGCGTGATGCTCCTGGATGACGAACGAGTTCCCGGACCCGGCGGGCAGCGGTCCGGGCCTGGGGACCGGCTCGGGGGTGCGCTCGGCGGAGCGTTTGGCCCGGTAGGCATCCAGCTTGCGCCCGTCGCCCCGGTCCTGACGGCGGGTGCCGCCCCGGGTCTCCGGGTCGACCGCCGAACCGTCCTCCAGGCCGGCCATCGGGTCGGGGCCGTCGTCCAGTAGGTCGAGGACCTCCCGGTAGTCCAGTTGCCGCAGGCCGGGGTCGGCGAGCTCGGCCCAGGTGCGGGGCGCGGCGACCCACGGCGCGTCCCGCCCGCGCAGCGAGTACGGCGCGATGGTGGTCTTGGCCGCCGAGTTCTGCGACCAGTCGATGAACACCTTCCCGGGACGGACGGCCTTGCTCATCCGCGAGGTGACGAGATCCCGGTGGTCGGTCTCCA
This sequence is a window from Nakamurella flava. Protein-coding genes within it:
- a CDS encoding TDT family transporter: MTSTLAQRPTSVVDPRTSGRKRRVLGELDAPADVFAHLTPNWFAAVMGTGIVANAAATLPVNGPLLHVFATVVWALATAMLLALVAGFVTHWVRHPENARRYANHSVMGQFYGALPMALLTVGSGTVLLGSDVIGSGPALMIDAGLWTLGTVLGVATAVWLPFRMITAHDHATAVALPAWLMPVVPPMVSASAGALLLPHVPEGRLRLTMLVVCYALFGLSLVVGFLTMALVYGRLVTGGAPTGAAAPTVWIGLGLIGQSATAANLLGADALHVGLPTAIADGLRVFGIVYGLIMAGFGALMFALAAVLTVHAARQGLPFALTWWSFTFPIGTCVTGATALSVALGSTALADLAVLLYAVLVTAWSVVAVRTARGAFSGRLFRAV
- a CDS encoding MATE family efflux transporter, whose protein sequence is MSLTREILRLAVPSLGALLAEPIFLLVDAAIVGHLGTAQLAGVGIASTVLATLVGLSVFLAYGTTAAVARALGAGDLGRGLSAGIAGLYLAAGIGVALIVLGLPLAHPVLAAFGAGPDETAYATTFLRWSLLGLPGMLVVLAATGVLRGLQDTRTPLLVAVAGAVVNVALNLLFVLGLGWGVAGSAIGTALTQTAMGAVLVTVVATSSRPHGTSLRPDLGHIRGAGRAGVPLLLRTLTLRLAIIATAVVAARLGVAALAAHQVVMALFNLLALALDALAIAAQALTGKALGEGDGPRVRALTRTLLWWGVGAGLVLTAIFVAGHGLAGSLFTDDPAVRAAIAAGVLVLAVGQPLAGWVFVLDGVLIGAGDGPYLAWAGLLNLVVYLPAVIAVAVWAPDGPAGLAWLWAAFVVAFLGSRSVTLGLRYRRDTWMVLGAARA
- a CDS encoding ATP-dependent DNA ligase; the encoded protein is MAGERAAVDIDGHRLALTNLRKVLYPVTGTTKAEVIGYFAEAAHVLLPHVDGRPVTRKRWPNGVDTAPFFHKDLPRGTPEWVSRCTIEHSDGPKQYPIVDSPATLAWLGQIAALELHVPQWLCASGAGEGGIGRPNRLVFDLDPGPGVELAQCAEVARWVKARLADRVVVPVTSGSKGIHLYTHLDGELDSGEASALAKDIAEALETDHRDLVTSRMSKAVRPGKVFIDWSQNSAAKTTIAPYSLRGRDAPWVAAPRTWAELADPGLRQLDYREVLDLLDDGPDPMAGLEDGSAVDPETRGGTRRQDRGDGRKLDAYRAKRSAERTPEPVPRPGPLPAGSGNSFVIQEHHARRLHYDLRLERDGVLVSWAVPKGVPESSRENRLAVHTEDHPLEYATFAGDIPHGEYGGGHMEIWDSGTYVTEKWRDHEVIVVLRGQRAKGRYALIRTNGDQWLLHRMKDQSRANPNRWGDQSSGSAAVDAGGGSATGRNTPSRERNGGELYQVAEGGGVGEGGAEESGPRPPEDLLPMLAAPTGPTDTSPSGVLHEDGWRFEGKWDGIRALAWVGPDGLRLISRVGNDFTAAYPELAELSELMDGHTAVLDGEIVALDGGRSSFARLQQRMNLQGSAAIAKAVRDVPVEFWLFDVLWLDGISLLTKKLDDRRRILDLLPLNGEICSVPDRLDDDVDTALAHSVELGWEGIVAKRGDSQYLPGKRSRTWLKIKNFTTVEVVVVGWKPGSGRRAGGIGSLLVAVGDGNGGLRYAGKVGTGFTDQVLQRLLADLEPQRRRTAPVSGTVPRPDARDAVWVEPTLVGEVQYVEWTPDGKLRAPSWRGVRIDKTVDDVRSGP